Within Runella rosea, the genomic segment ACCCAACGTAAAAATGCCTCAGTTAGTCGACCGCACAAAACGAAGTGCAGAAGCTGAATTAATGCGTTTAGGGCTGAGATTAGGTGAAATCAGGTATGTGCCTGACCCAGCCCAAAATTCAGTGATGGAACAATTATTCAATGGAAAGCCTATTAAGCCCGGCACGCTCATTCCGCAAGGTTCTATCATTGTTTTGGAAGTCGGAGATGGCATCGGAAATACTGAATTTGATGTTCCAGACGTTGTAGGTAAAACACTCGAAGAAGCCCTATTCGTATTAAAAGGCTCCAATCTAGCAAAACCCCTAATACAATATGTAGATGACCCCAGCAAACCGCCAGGGACTGTAACAAGGCAGAATCCTGAAGCAGGCGCAGGAAATAAAATCCACGTCGGAGATATTGTTGACTTATGGGTAGTTGGCGGACAGCCTGATACGCAACCTGAACAACAGAATGAATAATTTTAGCGGAGCAAGAAATAAAATATTAACCCTTACTAAAAACAGGACTTCCGTTATCGGATATTTCTTAACGAATACGACTAACGCAGCCTTTTGTGCAAAAAGGCTGCGTTGCATTTTGCTCCTTACGCTTTTGAGCTGTACCGCTCATGCCCAGCTCGTTGGGTTTCCGATTGCTCCAACACAGGCTACTTCCACTTCAAAAAACGCCCGCACTCAAGCACTTTCGCTGCCTTTTTTTGATGATTTTTCATTGACCAACGGTAGCGCTCCCTCCCCTGCCTTATGGATTGCTGGCGGCGGAACTTACGTCAATAACACCAATACGCTCAACCACCCCACGGTCAACGTAGTTACATTTGACGGGGCCAATGCCGCTGGTCAGCCGTATAATTTGGTGAATCAAAATGCACAGGGTAACAGCGACACCCTCACTTCCCAGCCCATCAATCTGGCGGGCCTTACCGTTGCTGATTCTATTTATCTCAGTTTCTATTGGGAGTTACGCGGTTTGGGGGAGTTTCCCGATGCCGATGATTCCTTACGGGTTCAGCTTTTAAACGATAAGGGCGTTTGGCAAACCATCTGGAAACAAGCCGGCGGAGTACCCAATCCTAACTTCAACTACGTGCAGCTTGCTATTCGAAACAGCGCTTACTTCCACGCAAATTTTCAATTCCGCTTTCAGGCATTTGCGCGTCAATCGGGACCGTTTGATTCGTGGCACGTTGATTATGTATACCTTGACAAAAGCCGGCGGCTAAACAGGTACATTCAGGATGTGGCAATTAATC encodes:
- a CDS encoding PASTA domain-containing protein, giving the protein MKISTNSRTDLFVHISLVVALVVALFLGFFFLYLPFTTNHGQSITVPDLTGMSTQQLEDYLDERNLRYEVVDCTFVVGQKPLTVIRQNPKSGLRVKEDRKIYVYITALTAPNVKMPQLVDRTKRSAEAELMRLGLRLGEIRYVPDPAQNSVMEQLFNGKPIKPGTLIPQGSIIVLEVGDGIGNTEFDVPDVVGKTLEEALFVLKGSNLAKPLIQYVDDPSKPPGTVTRQNPEAGAGNKIHVGDIVDLWVVGGQPDTQPEQQNE